From a single Silene latifolia isolate original U9 population chromosome 6, ASM4854445v1, whole genome shotgun sequence genomic region:
- the LOC141588463 gene encoding F-box/LRR-repeat protein At3g26922-like — protein sequence MDQLPPPPPPPPPPPPLDRLSSLPEPILVEILSFVPTKTAVSTSALSTLWRSLWTQITSLHLDYHHFPQHLSDFYTIVNHLLLTQLTSPILRTFYLHAPFPQHQHFDSWLRNLSARNVEIIDINVEALSRLSNTTPGPPFTIPLCIFQTQSLVCLNFRHCRLEYDLPVDPDVVIHLPNLKKLGLSLNASQCRFVSKLLKSCPLLEDLSLSAGERRHGRIVFDDAHTGALIGISSGILKRLELVMSFMKVKVLIDTPTLESFSLIGIKMDCCFVQKPIALSEATIITVFPAVVAPIMPVLLDVRVLHILGVTFKMFEGFKDDKGNLLFFRNLDELNLQLSTGKVDELKMFPLNSHSSCLLHHVKKINVVVLRAEHGLNLKKLAHYFLRKAPALERLSFVVYPQTSQSEDGVKSRLEEMVFCMDLYSCLGNSPRCLIEFQGKYAKVPANIAELQDMENQVQLLRESLSPADAVST from the coding sequence ATGGACCAACTTCCTCcaccaccgccaccgccaccgccaccgccaccgctAGATAGGTTATCCAGCCTACCAGAACCTATCCTCGTCGAAATCCTGTCATTTGTCCCCACCAAAACCGCCGTCTCAACCTCCGCCTTATCGACCCTTTGGCGATCCTTATGGACCCAAATCACCTCTCTCCACCTCGACTACCACCACTTCCCTCAACACTTATCCGACTTCTACACCATCGTCAACCACCTCCTACTCACCCAACTCACTTCTCCTATCCTCCGTACTTTTTATCTTCACGCCCCCTTCCCCCAGCATCAACACTTCGACTCCTGGCTCCGCAACTTATCTGCTCGTAATGTTGAAATAATTGACATCAATGTTGAGGCTCTTTCCAGACTCAGTAACACTACTCCGGGTCCACCCTTCACAATTCCGCTTTGCATTTTCCAAACCCAATCTTTGGTTTGCCTTAATTTCCGACATTGTCGCCTTGAGTATGATCTGCCTGTTGATCCTGATGTTGTTATTCACCTTCCTAATTTGAAGAAGTTGGGATTGAGTTTAAATGCCTCGCAATGTCGCTTCGTTTCCAAACTGCTTAAATCCTGCCCTTTACTTGAGGATTTGTCCTTGAGTGCTGGAGAACGTAGGCATGGCCGGATTGTTTTTGATGATGCCCATACTGGTGCTCTTATTGGTATATCATCTGGGATTTTGAAACGATTGGAGTTGGTTATGTCGTTTATGAAGGTTAAGGTTCTGATTGATACGCCTACATTGGAGTCGTTTTCTCTCATTGGGATTAAGATGGATTGTTGTTTTGTCCAGAAACCCATTGCATTATCTGAGGCAACAATTATTACCGTTTTTCCAGCGGTAGTGGCACCGATTATGCCCGTGCTTTTAGATGTTAGAGTGCTTCACATACTTGGGGTCACATTTAAGATGTTTGAGGGTTTCAAGGATGATAAGGGTAATCTCTTGTTTTTTCGCAACTTGGATGAACTAAACTTGCAATTGAGCACTGGAAAAGTTGATGAGTTGAAAATGTTCCCCTTGAATTCCCACTCTTCTTGTCTACTACATCATGTCAAGAAGATAAATGTCGTTGTTCTTAGGGCCGAGCATGGCTTGAATTTGAAGAAATTGGCACACTACTTTTTACGGAAGGCCCCTGCTTTGGAGAGGCTTTCTTTTGTAGTCTATCCTCAAACAAGTCAATCTGAAGACGGAGTAAAATCTAGGCTTGAAGAAATGGTGTTTTGCATGGATCTGTATTCGTGCTTAGGGAATTCTCCCAGATGTTTGATTGAATTTCAGGGAAAGTACGCCAAAGTGCCAGCTAACATTGCAGAGTTGCAGGACATGGAAAACCAAGTTCAGCTATTACGCGAGTCTCTATCTCCAGCAGATGCTGTCAGTACTTAA